AACAATCCTTGCCGCCCAATCAACTCCCTCACATTCGTCCGGTTGTGAATGCTAAGGATGCTTGCGATCACATCATCTCTTTGACCAAGGGCAGCTCGAGCATTCAACGTTCCAAATTTGAGCATTCAACCCATCTGTTGCATCACTCACTCCAAGAATTTTCAATCCACCATTAATAAGCTTTCGATAAATCCAATTTGTATGCACATTAGCTCCCATCTGGAACTTTCTCTTGTTTAATAGTGTGAATGCATTCAAAAGTGATGAAAGCATTATCTATAATTAACCTGGCAAGGATGAAAGCACTCTGGTTAGGAAAAATAATGCCGTCAAGCAGAGGCCGAAGCCGATTTACCATGCATTTAGCGACCACTTTGTAGATAACATCTAGCGACCACTTTGTAGATAACATCGCAGAGGCTAATAGGTCTGAGCTCGGTAAGACGTTTGGGGTCATCCACCTTTGGAATAAGCACAATCATTCACTCCCTGTCACATATAACCCGTCTCAAACAGTGAACGTTTGTCCGAATTGTGATGCTCCAATAAATGAGCAGATTAAACGAGAAGTTAAGGATGTTTCCTCTCATAGAACAAACACTTGTCTTAAGGTTAAAAAGAAAAACACTTCTCTTCTTTTGCGGGTGAAGAAAAACAAACACTTGGCAGAAAAAAAAATCAATTGGCTGGGGAGTGGGGATCAAGAACTCGTGTGAACTGTGACCTCTGTGTTTCCTGTATCCCCATATACGTTTTCATTGGCATGTGATGCTGCATCAGCAATAACGAAATCCTTTACAAAGAGGGTCTTCCATAACCGTCAAAGCGGTGAAAAAATATACACCAAAATTTAATAAGCACAGGCTATACAAGAATTGATCAAGCAGCCAACGCCCGAGATATGGCGGGACAAAGCTGGCATTGACATTTGTGACGCAAGGAGATTGAACTTCTCAACACGCAGTATGTAGCTCTGGAATCTGGGTTGGCATTGCGCAACGTGTATGTAACTGTGACTGTATGGTGTGAAGCTATAGGAGTTGGGCGGTTCCGAACGGGTTGGCCTGTGCGTGCATTCCATTTCCATTTGCTGCCGGGAAAGGGCCGAAGCCGGCATCGAGGAATGGGTTTGGCACAGGCTGTGGGTGTGACGGTGGTCCGAAGGGATTTGGTTGCATCTGCTGGGGCTGCTGTGCCATGGCGGCCATTTGAACCGATGGCGGGGAAGCTACTTGATTCGACACCGCGAATGGGTCACTCGCCATGAAGGGATTGTGAGGTACTGAACCGTATGGCAACTGTTGCTGCATCTGCCTGTAGGTTCCATCGTCGTACAAGCTGTCCAATGTGAGTTTGTCGAATCCACCGCCCTGTAAGCAGGAATAAGAGTGACAAATTTGACAATCAGACGGATACACATAGATAATTAAAGAAAGACATTACAATTTTGATGACAGAAAAATACAATCAGTGGAAGAAATCTATAGCTTTCCACGCATCATCTGGCTGCTAATTCTTATCATCAATTTTTATTTGCAGATGCATTTGGGTAGCTGAGAAGTGGTTGCAGCTGGCCTGAAATATTGAGGCGGCAATTTATACCTCCAAAAGGTTCAGGTGTCGAAAAACTTGCGTGCTTACCTAAAGTTGTGAACCTGAACACTATTATGACGAGGCAGTGAATGATTGCAGGTATTGAATGAGTTAGGCTAGCTTTGTAACACCAGGCACGCCTGACACTCCATGAAAGCCATTAGGTAATTATGAAGGAATGTGTACGAATTATAATTTCAACTATTTGTTCATATATTATCTAAAAAAATTATTCCTTCGTATAAATGCATTTGTTTTCATGTGAATGCATTTTGGTACAATAGGTCGTAAGTAGCCACTGCTCCAGGTATTCAAGTACAATCAACTAGGCACATGCTGATTTTCAGCCAGTCATCAACTAGGCACATGCTGATTTTCAGCCAGTCATCAACTGAGTATTTTCAGCCAGCCCAAAACTGTGAAAAGCTTGCGGACACCAGAAAACTGCTATGGTTACAATTTACAGCCCCACTCGGACCCAAACTGTCACAAGCTTGCAGGAAATCAGTAGCAGACGCatagaagcctagcaggttccaGATTCAGATTTGAACATAGAAGCAACCAACAGCAAGGTAAAATATACTCAGAGAAAGGATAAAGACACCAACCAAATTACTATCCACAGCCAGTGAATTGGTGTTGCTACTCGAGGTTGTGACAAGAGCAAGTTCCCATCCGGTTGGATCAAATCCTATATCTTGCATTGTAGCTGTGCTAGTTGTTGAAGTATTAACACCTGTTGCATTTATGCAGATAATCTTCAGAATTGCCTAATATCAGATTCATGCCAGACATTACTATGAATCGAATGCTGACTAATTACCTGTCGGAGCAATAGCCAAGGCCAAAGCATTGCTTTCCTCTATTGCCGATACACTAGGGTTCGGATCACTTAATCCCTAGGAGCAGACATGACATTAGATTGTGAAAAAATGCACTGGTGTAAAATTCAGCAAATGATCTGTTCTGCTTACCAGTAAATCACCAGTATCTGCAACCTTGGTGTTGGGAGGAGATGAAGCTACTTCAGTTAAAGATGGTACTGGAGCAGGTTCTTCCATTTGCGGAACTTCCTCCTGAACAGGAACAGGCTCAGGAACTACTTCTGATTCTTCCGGTTTGTACGTAAGAAGAAGCCTCTCAGGAAACTCCTGATAAAATAAGAATTACGCAAGTGTAAGAATAAATTCTAGCCATCAATACATTGTTAAGGGAAAAAATGTCTACATGTGCTTTCATAATGACCATTACAGAACCTATTAAAATTGCTAACAGTGTCACGTGGATGGTAACAAAAATACATGTTTCTATCACTATAGCAGTGAAAGAAGAATGGACAAGTTAACAAGATTGTTGTCTAGACTGAAATAGGTAGATTTTAACTAACCAAGGGGTCTTTAATTGGAACCATACGTGGAGCCTCCTTCACGTACTCTTCCATGGTTGAAAGGAATGTCTGTGGTGGCTGAGAACAAATAAAATTGAAGTGAGCACAGTGATATACCGGATAGTAAACAATGGGAACTTACACCATAAACACAAAACCTCACCTCCCTCAAAGTGGGAAACTGGAAATTTCTTGCGAGTTCTAATCCGCGGCAATTTTCGTAGAAATCAGATAGGTTTCCAGCCTGAAGCATCCAAGTAAAGTTGTTCggtaaaaataccaaaataatcaCAGGCAATTGCTATCATCTTGATCATCTAAGATGTAAGATAAATTTTACACGATCACCCTACAGATTTACCTGTTGGCCAGCCCTCCTGTATATTTCAAGGGCTTTAAGTGCATCATGCCTTGGCATCTCAAAAAACTATATAGTTGTTCAGCAAAAAGAATGAAAAAAATTGCACATAACTTGTCACGGCAAGAAAAATGATGCTATCACTTTGAAAAATAATTTACCTTATCAACAAGGTTGATAATTCCATCGTTTATTGCGCAATAAATTTTGAAGCTTTCTTTAAGGACCTGCGGGAAATGAAGGCATCCACTCAAATTACCAAGTTAACAACTAAATGAACTAATGGGGCATGTTTCCGAGAAAATACAGGAGCCATTTGCCCATTCATGTTGCCTATGTGAACAGAATGTTTTCCCTCATTTTACAAGGTGTGCAGAATTAAAGTAATCAAAGAACAGATGTGAAGTTGTGATTACTTTTCATAAAAGGAACAAAATTCCTTTTACGTAGGATAGGAGATGGGGTGTAATTAAATCAACAACTCGGCAAGCGGAAATTTCTGTGAATGTGCCAAGGAATCGGCTAGCTGATTGTAATATTACTCCCTCCACTtttgtatacaaggccactatccCATTTTTCATATACCAAGAAAACAAAGCCAACTAAAAAATAACACGATTAATTGTGTGGAAAACCTCTCGTGTTCCGAGCTAATTAAATATGTTGCATGTGATGCCTCTTTCTCTATAAGCACCATCGTACAAGGCAAAAATCTAAtaaattcttctcgggaagagatagtggccttgtatagatgtaAATTGTGtttgatagtggccttgtattTAAAATCAGAGGAGATACTAGAAATAACAAACAATTAAAATGTTAGAGAAGAAATAGAACATGTTATGTTACTGCATAAATTTTGTTTTACAGAAAATATATATGGAAGGAAAAGAAATGATCCACCATAACACCACCGGCACACATTATTCTCTGTTCAGAGAAACTATTAATTGCCAAGGCAACTAAAGAGGTTCACGAAAGTACAGTTGCACGGTCAAATGAAATATGGTTTTTCAGATTGagtaagaaaaggaaaaaagtgATCACTAAACAATAAATCTTACAAGGGCTAGAGCATATTGCACCAAATAATTGGTATTCGCAGCTCCTTCTGGCTGCATCAGAAAAGGAAAAGGCATGTCATGTTCTGTCCATAAAAATACTGAGGGGGAAACGGATTATCCAAAATATTCATTTTTCAACTAGTGCAGAGTAGTGGATGGTAGGTATAATAGAGAATCACCTGGCATCCAATAAGTCGATATAGTAACTGCTGAAGTGCCGGCATCTGCTCCAGCAAGGCCTGAGAATCTAATTCTCTGGTTTGACTGTGTGCCTGAAAATTAGTCTAATGATAAATTAAAGCAGCACCAGCAAGATAATCACCAGATAATAATTGGCAAAAATTGTATAACTTTTCCAATTTAGTCATGACTCTGAAAGCTGATTTTTATTATGAGAATGCAAATGCTCAAACCTTTTCAGTCCCTTGACCTTGCTTGGGCAAACGCTCAGCTTCAATATCATACTTCAAGATCCTGAAGCATTGCAGTCTTTCCTCCAAAAATAAACCATATGTTCGAACCCATGAAGAATAGTCCCAAGCTGGATATATAAATCAATATTAGAAAGGAAATTTAGCATGCAGAATGTTGAGCTGAACAAGGCATGATGTCATTCTGCAAATAGAGAAATAGAAATACTGACCAATAGGACTGGAGTTATCCTTGAAGTTAGATAACTGCAAAATCTGGACCCTTTGCGTAAAATTAAGAAGTTCTTCCCGGAATGTAGGATCACCATCCCGGAGGAGTCGATGGATCACCACAAGTGTCTTCAGTGCAACCTGCATAGTG
The Aegilops tauschii subsp. strangulata cultivar AL8/78 chromosome 3, Aet v6.0, whole genome shotgun sequence genome window above contains:
- the LOC109755061 gene encoding putative clathrin assembly protein At2g01600, which codes for MSALQSWRKAYGALKDTTTVSLASLNSDFKDLDVAIVKATNHVECPPKDRHLRKIVAASSMARPQADVAYCIHALARRLTKTRSWIVALKTLVVIHRLLRDGDPTFREELLNFTQRVQILQLSNFKDNSSPIAWDYSSWVRTYGLFLEERLQCFRILKYDIEAERLPKQGQGTEKAHSQTRELDSQALLEQMPALQQLLYRLIGCQPEGAANTNYLVQYALALVLKESFKIYCAINDGIINLVDKFFEMPRHDALKALEIYRRAGQQAGNLSDFYENCRGLELARNFQFPTLREPPQTFLSTMEEYVKEAPRMVPIKDPLEFPERLLLTYKPEESEVVPEPVPVQEEVPQMEEPAPVPSLTEVASSPPNTKVADTGDLLGLSDPNPSVSAIEESNALALAIAPTGVNTSTTSTATMQDIGFDPTGWELALVTTSSSNTNSLAVDSNLGGGFDKLTLDSLYDDGTYRQMQQQLPYGSVPHNPFMASDPFAVSNQVASPPSVQMAAMAQQPQQMQPNPFGPPSHPQPVPNPFLDAGFGPFPAANGNGMHAQANPFGTAQLL